CCATTATTAAGACTTCTATATCGTTTTTCTTAAAGCTTTCAAGAAGAGGTGAATTTCTTAGCATAGACTCGTTGTTTCCACTTATATAATATATGCTTTTTTGATCCTCTTTCATCTGTTCTTTATACTCTTTTAGACTTATCAGACTATCTCTTTTACTAGATTTAAATAAAACAAGATCTAAAATTTGCTCTTTATCGTTATTAAATCCATATAGCCCCTCTTTAAGCACTTTTCCAAATAATTTGTAAAATTTTATGTATTTTTCTCTATCTTTGTCTTTGATTTTATTAAGCTCAGTTAATATTTTTTTGATGCTTTGATCTTTTACATTTGCCATTATCTTATTTTCCTGTAAAATTTCACGGCTTACGTTAAGTGGCAAATCCTCAACATCTATTATTCCTCTTACAAATCTTAAAAATGGTGGCAAAAGCTCTTTTGCGTCATCACTTATAAATACGCTTTTTACATATAGCTTTACGCCACTTTGGTAATCCACTCGAAATAGATCAAACGGCTCTGTAGCCGGGATAAAAAATAGGGTGGTGTATTCTATCTTTCCTTCGGCTTTAGTATGAAAATATGCCAAAGGATCCGTGCTGTCATGGCTGATTTGTTTGTAGAAATCATTATATTCATTAGCCTTGATATTTGATTTATTTAGTTTCCAGAGGGCAGAGGCTTTATTTATCTGTACATTTTTAGTTTCGTAGCTTCCTTCTTTTTCTCCATCTTTTGGAGGAATATACTCTTCTTTATCGGAAAATATAGGATATGGAATATGGTTAGAATATTTTTTTACGATACCTTCTATGCGGTAAAATTCACTAAATTCACTATCTTTTAAAAATAAAGTTATGATTGTTCCGTGAGCGTTCTTTTGACTCTCTTTAATCTCATAGCTTTTTGCATCTGAGCTCCATAAGAAGGCTTTGTCTTCAAGGGCTTTTTTGCTTAAAACTTCTATTTTATCGGCAACCATAAATGCTGAGTAAAATCCAACTCCAAACTGTCCGATAAGTGCGCTATCTTTTTTAGCTTCACCGCTAAGCTCTTTTACAAAGTTCTTCGTTCCACTTCTTGCGATAGTGCCTAAATTATTTATCAAATCCTCTTTGTTCATGCCTATGCCGTTATCACTGATTGTGAGTGTTTTTTTATCTTTATCTAGGATTATGTCAATTCTAGGCAAGTAATTTAAAGTCTTATAATCATCGTTGGTTAAGCAAAGATAGTTTAATTTATCAAGAGCGTCTGATGCGTTTGATATAAGCTCTCTTAGAAAAATCTCTTTGTTTGAATATAGTGAGTGAATCATGAGGTTTAAAAGCTCATTCACTTCGGTTTGAAATTCAAATTTATCTGCTTTTTTTGCCATATTTTTTCCTTTTTTGTTTAATTTTTGGCAGATTATACTACAAATTGCTAATTTTTTCAATAAATTATAATATAAATTCAATAAACTTGATATAGTTAATATCAAGTTTAATATTTATTTCATATCTTTTAGTAGCTTTAATATCTTTTTACTGTTATAATGCTTTGCGGTCTCTATTGAAAAATCACAAATCTTTGCAAGCTTGCAAAGTCCATTATCAAGTAAAATTTTAATGGCTTTCTCGTTGTCCAAAATAGAATTTATAATTATAAAAGTTTCGATCTCTTTAGAGTTAAATTCACTTAATTTTATAAATTTAAGCGCTTCTTCTAGAAATTTTATCTTGTCTTCATAAAAATTTTTAAATTTATCTGTTTTTACAAACTCTCTTTCTTTGCTGTTTTGAGTCTTCTTTCTCTGGACAGAAAGTCCGTTGTGCCCTATAAATATAGCTATATCGGCAGCGATAGAAAGCATGATTCTGCTAGTATCTCTTATTTTACTATCAAGAAGGTATTTAAAAATTTCAAATTTATCACTAGAGTAGGCTGTGACTAAAAGCTCTTTGGCTGTTACGTTAGCTCCGTTTTTAACTAGAATTTCCATCAGTCTTAAAATTTCATCTTCGCTTATTGCATTTTTTATCTCATGATCAAAACCTAGGGCAATAGCCATATGAAGTGGTGAAGAGTTGTCTATTTTATACATATTATAATTTAGATCAGGTCTAAATTTAAGAACTTTTTCTAAACGTTCAAAATCAAATTTGCCTGTATTCCCCACTTTGCTATTTATGATAAAAAATGAAAAAATTCGCTCATTATATTCACCAAACTCTTTATTTATCAAATTTGGATTTTTATCTAAAACAAGAAGTAACTTATCTAGCTCTTTATTAACCTCTTCATTTGTAGTGTTGTGATCATAGAAAATATCAAAATTTATCTCGTTTGCCATTAATGTTTGGAGCAATAAAAATAAAATAATAAAAAATCTTATCATAGTTTAAGTAGTTTAATAATGATATATGATATATTAGCTTTTACTAGTATTTCGCTCTTTATCAAGGACTTTTTGCATTTTTTCTCGTGTGATCTCTAGCCAATTTTTATCGCTAGTATCAACGACGTCAAGACAGATTATTTTAATCTCACCATTTTTAAATCTGAATTTTTTAACATCCATTATATCGCTTCCGACTATTACTATCGGCTGAACTTTTAAATTTAGCCTATCAACTATTATTTTTGCTCCACCCTTAAAAGGCAAAAGCGTATCTGTCTGAGATCTAGTTCCTTCAGGGAAAATAGCTAAAACACGTCCGCTGTTTACTCTGTCTTGCGCTTCTTTTACTAATTTTACTAAAGAGTGCTTACTCTCTCTATCTACTGCAATCATCTTTGGTAAACTTAAAATTTTGCCTATGATAGGTATTTCTCCTATCTCTTTTTTAGCTATCCAGCAAAGATTTTTAGGATGTACTTCTTCTAGAGCCACTATATCTAGCATGCTTTGATGATTCATAATAATCATATTGGCGTTTTGATTAAATTCTGCCTCAATTTTTATGGAGTAAAATCCAAAAAATCTTTGTGTCTTAGCCCAAATACGCCTTATATTACGAATGTTGTTTTTAAAGAGCCACATAAAAAATACAACAAAAAGAATACTGATTATAAATTCAACCGCAAAATAGGCGGCTTTAATTCTTGATAATATCATCTTTTAATACCCAGCCAACCTTGCCATCATTTAGCAAGACTTTTTTAAATTCTTTTCTTTCTCCTAAAATTTCTACTTTTTCTTCATTTTCAGTTGTAAAGAATATGCTTGAATTTTGAGTAGGGAGAATTTTTATGCTTACATTTTTTTTAAGCACCGCATTTCCAAACGGGTTATAGCTATATATTCCATAAGTTCCAAAAAACAATGTCAATACTAAAAATATACTATTTCTTTTGATTAAGAACAAAATAAAAGAGGTCGCTAGTAGAATATATCCGGCTGTGTCTTTATAGATTTCAAATTTACTTTGTTTCGGATTTAGTCCGATTTGAGTGCTTATTTCGTCATCTTCTACTATAACAGGAAGAGAAAAGCTTTCTAGCTTTTTGCTTTTTAGATTAAAATAGCTAAAATCCAGAGAAGTTTTTTCAGGAGTAAAAATTGCAAAATAAAAACCGCTATGTGAATTAAAATTTCCACTTACGGAATCAACTCCTTGCTTTAATATTGCAGGGTCATTTAGCCAAAAGTCGGTTATATTAGTATTTTTGCCGATTAGTTCAACTATCATAATTAAATTTTTGTCATCAAATTT
This Campylobacter sp. RM16192 DNA region includes the following protein-coding sequences:
- the htpG gene encoding molecular chaperone HtpG; translated protein: MAKKADKFEFQTEVNELLNLMIHSLYSNKEIFLRELISNASDALDKLNYLCLTNDDYKTLNYLPRIDIILDKDKKTLTISDNGIGMNKEDLINNLGTIARSGTKNFVKELSGEAKKDSALIGQFGVGFYSAFMVADKIEVLSKKALEDKAFLWSSDAKSYEIKESQKNAHGTIITLFLKDSEFSEFYRIEGIVKKYSNHIPYPIFSDKEEYIPPKDGEKEGSYETKNVQINKASALWKLNKSNIKANEYNDFYKQISHDSTDPLAYFHTKAEGKIEYTTLFFIPATEPFDLFRVDYQSGVKLYVKSVFISDDAKELLPPFLRFVRGIIDVEDLPLNVSREILQENKIMANVKDQSIKKILTELNKIKDKDREKYIKFYKLFGKVLKEGLYGFNNDKEQILDLVLFKSSKRDSLISLKEYKEQMKEDQKSIYYISGNNESMLRNSPLLESFKKNDIEVLIMDEEIDTIVMPMVYEFDKTPIKPVNHSDIDSEIKTEEDKIDESKHTEILVKMREILKDDVKDVKLSSRLSDSAAVLIYDKNDPDFSMQTILKQMGQTNLPKVKPILEINPNHEIFEKLNKNEAMIHDISTLLLDMAKINEGMNIENPLEFSKTLTRVMLKAL
- a CDS encoding lysophospholipid acyltransferase family protein: MILSRIKAAYFAVEFIISILFVVFFMWLFKNNIRNIRRIWAKTQRFFGFYSIKIEAEFNQNANMIIMNHQSMLDIVALEEVHPKNLCWIAKKEIGEIPIIGKILSLPKMIAVDRESKHSLVKLVKEAQDRVNSGRVLAIFPEGTRSQTDTLLPFKGGAKIIVDRLNLKVQPIVIVGSDIMDVKKFRFKNGEIKIICLDVVDTSDKNWLEITREKMQKVLDKERNTSKS
- a CDS encoding SH3 domain-containing protein is translated as MLKQIALSLIAVFSIAQEPSIFDMMGGERSEKVIKKAPLQTIAPTNEPEINISETQIYQTVEPSQLIITTSDMPKEVYSGEIFKFGITANIQSNIVVDIQTTVLENENLKWLNKNIQWENIGNGIYKSEIFLEANSTEPKNTKITINLKRNGEFFQTANTTINLPSLKQIKSDQNYSHVVANSLEIKKHKTNKFDDKNLIMIVELIGKNTNITDFWLNDPAILKQGVDSVSGNFNSHSGFYFAIFTPEKTSLDFSYFNLKSKKLESFSLPVIVEDDEISTQIGLNPKQSKFEIYKDTAGYILLATSFILFLIKRNSIFLVLTLFFGTYGIYSYNPFGNAVLKKNVSIKILPTQNSSIFFTTENEEKVEILGERKEFKKVLLNDGKVGWVLKDDIIKN